The Kluyvera intermedia genome includes the window GTGCCAGTTCGCCCAGCTGTGACAGTTCACCATCCACGACGCGCTGGGTAATTGCTGTACCGTTCTCTACGATAGCCACCGGCATATTGGCCTGCATACCGTGCTCAATCAGCTTCTGCTGGGTAGTGGCAGCCTGATTCAGTCCCATATAAAACACCAGCGTCTGTTTTTCAGCCGCCAGATTTTCCCAATCTAGCTCGCCACCGGTTTTCAGGTGCCCGGTAACCAGGCGTACACTTTGGGCATAATCGCGATGGGTCAGCGGAATACCGGAGTAAGCCGAGCAACCAGAAGCCGCGGTGATACCGGGCACCACCGAGAATGGGATACCGGCTTCGCACAGCGTTTCAAGTTCTTCACCGCCACGGCCAAAGATGAATGGGTCGCCCCCCTTCAGACGGACAACGCGTTTACCTTTCTGCGCTTCATTTAGCAGGATCTGGTTAATTTCATCCTGCGGCACACAATGGTAACCCGCACGTTTACCGACGAAGATGCGATCGGCATCGCGGCGTACCAGATTCATAATGTCGTCTGACACCAGCCGGTCGTAGACCACCACGTCCGCTTGTTGGATTTGCTGTAAGCCTTTTAGCGTCAGCAGCCCAGCATCGCCAGGACCTGCGCCTACCAGCACCACTTCACCGCGATGATCCAGCGGTGTATTCAGTAGCTGCTCGGTCGCTTGTGTAATAGCCTGCTTATCCTGATTCGCCAGTGATTGTGCCAGACGGTCGTTGATAAACAGCTTCTCCCAGAAGCGACGACGCTCACCCATGGTGGCAAACTGTTGCTTCACGCGTGCGCGTAATTGCCCAGCGTAAAGGGCAACTTGCCCAAGATGCTGCGGCAGAACGGATTCCAGCTTTTCACGCAGCAGACGCGCCAGCACCGGCGAGGTACCGCCGGAAGAGACGGCGACCATTAGCGGCGAGCGGTCGATAATCGATGGCATAATGAAGCTGGCCGCCTTCGGTGCATCCACTACGTTGCAGAAAATCCGCCGTGCTTCAGCTTCATCGCTCACCTGTTGATTTACCGCATCATCGTCGGTGGCGGCAATCGCCAGCCAGCATGGTTCGAGCAGCGCAGGTTGAAAATCACCTTCTACCAGCGTCAGCATTCCCGCTTCTGCCCAAACGTGGAACTGTGGAACGTATTCCCGTGCGTTTACCGTCAGACGTGCCCCTGCATCCAGCAGCAGGCGTGCTTTACGCTCGGCGACATCACCGCCGCCGACCAGCAAACAATCACGATCGCGCAGTTGGCAAAAAATGGGTAAGTGATCCAAGGGGCAACCTCACGGAATAGAGAAATTCGGGGGGGTGAATAATGCGGGTAAGGATAACAGCAGTCATCGTATGGAATATACGAATTTTCCTGCTGTTACCCCTTTAAGGTCATAAGTTTTAGCTATTACTTATATACACTTCATCTTTCAAGCTGCCTCGGCGTTGGCTGCGCTCGCTCACCCCAGTCACGTACTTATGTACGCTCCGGGGATTAGCTCCCTTGCCGCCTTGATGCAACTTGAATGATTTTGTGTATATAGCAAAAATGATCAGGCTTTTAACTGCACCTGGCCATCTTTA containing:
- the cysG gene encoding siroheme synthase CysG; translation: MDHLPIFCQLRDRDCLLVGGGDVAERKARLLLDAGARLTVNAREYVPQFHVWAEAGMLTLVEGDFQPALLEPCWLAIAATDDDAVNQQVSDEAEARRIFCNVVDAPKAASFIMPSIIDRSPLMVAVSSGGTSPVLARLLREKLESVLPQHLGQVALYAGQLRARVKQQFATMGERRRFWEKLFINDRLAQSLANQDKQAITQATEQLLNTPLDHRGEVVLVGAGPGDAGLLTLKGLQQIQQADVVVYDRLVSDDIMNLVRRDADRIFVGKRAGYHCVPQDEINQILLNEAQKGKRVVRLKGGDPFIFGRGGEELETLCEAGIPFSVVPGITAASGCSAYSGIPLTHRDYAQSVRLVTGHLKTGGELDWENLAAEKQTLVFYMGLNQAATTQQKLIEHGMQANMPVAIVENGTAITQRVVDGELSQLGELAQQMASPALIIVGRVVGLRNKLNWFSNH